Proteins co-encoded in one Arachis hypogaea cultivar Tifrunner chromosome 13, arahy.Tifrunner.gnm2.J5K5, whole genome shotgun sequence genomic window:
- the LOC112733158 gene encoding probable mediator of RNA polymerase II transcription subunit 26c isoform X1 → MDLDDFRSILDTARVDVWAFFDAAIDVASADNADELKRRRDGIVERLYAATATPPRCLNCEANAVEAHNQQNKSSEDEDMDPFGGLFDDEQKKILEIKHQLEDPHQSEDSLAELLQNLADMDITFQALEETDIGRNVNRLRKHSSSEVRRLVKLLVRKWKEIVDEWVKLKAPGEPATASTVIGDDEDSPQQRNQRNGHHQIPGFACSPNSENGNFESSETEPKPKPIPRKEALPKPAQKSPSPLPSVPTPPPPQNRQKESNFDAERLASARKRLQENYKEAANAKKQRTIQVMDLHELPKPKAKNVFFGKNKGGMGSQGRKW, encoded by the exons ATGGATTTGGATGATTTCCGATCCATACTGGACACCGCCCGCGTCGACGTTTGGGCTTTCTTTGACGCTGCAATCGACGTCGCTTCCGCCGATAACGCCGATGAATTGAAGCGCCGCCGGGACGGAATCGTCGAGCGCCTTTACGCCGCTACTGCCACGCCTCCCCGGTGTCTGAATTGCGAAGCAAATGCCGTCGAAGCACACAATCAGCAAAACAAATCGTCAGAGGACGAGGATATGGATCCTTTTGGAGGCTTATTCGATGACGAGCAGAAGAAGATTCTAGAAATTAAGCACCAACTTGAAGATCCTCACCAG TCGGAAGATTCGTTGGCGGAGTTGCTACAGAATCTGGCGGACATGGATATTACATTCCAGGCTTTAGAG GAAACTGACATTGGGAGGAACGTGAATCGGTTAAGGAAGCATTCCTCCAGTGAAGTTCGCAGATTGGTGAAGCTTCTTGTCAG GAAGTGGAAGGAAATTGTAGATGAATGGGTGAAGCTGAAGGCACCTGGAGAACCTGCTACTGCTAGTACTGTCATTG GTGATGATGAAGATTCGCCTCAGCAGAGGAATCAACGAAATGGGCATCATCAG ATTCCTGGTTTTGCATGCTCGCCAAATTCAGAGA ATGGCAATTTTGAGTCTTCCGAAAcagaaccaaaaccaaaaccaattccTCGCAAAGAAGCTCTGCCAAAACCAGCTCAAAAATCACCATCACCGTTACCATCGGTTCccactcctcctcctcctcaaaaC AGACAAAAAGAGAGCAATTTTGACGCGGAGAGACTTGCTTCAGCAAGAAAACGACTTCAAGAGAACTACAAAGAGGCTGCAAATG CGAAAAAGCAAAGAACGATACAGGTGATGGACCTGCATGAGTTGCCAAAACCAAAAGCCAAGAATGTTTTCTTTGGAAAGAACAAAGGCGGCATGGGTTCTCAGGGAAGGAAATGGTGA
- the LOC112733158 gene encoding probable mediator of RNA polymerase II transcription subunit 26c isoform X2 has translation MDLDDFRSILDTARVDVWAFFDAAIDVASADNADELKRRRDGIVERLYAATATPPRCLNCEANAVEAHNQQNKSSEDEDMDPFGGLFDDEQKKILEIKHQLEDPHQSEDSLAELLQNLADMDITFQALEETDIGRNVNRLRKHSSSEVRRLVKLLVRKWKEIVDEWVKLKAPGEPATASDDEDSPQQRNQRNGHHQIPGFACSPNSENGNFESSETEPKPKPIPRKEALPKPAQKSPSPLPSVPTPPPPQNRQKESNFDAERLASARKRLQENYKEAANAKKQRTIQVMDLHELPKPKAKNVFFGKNKGGMGSQGRKW, from the exons ATGGATTTGGATGATTTCCGATCCATACTGGACACCGCCCGCGTCGACGTTTGGGCTTTCTTTGACGCTGCAATCGACGTCGCTTCCGCCGATAACGCCGATGAATTGAAGCGCCGCCGGGACGGAATCGTCGAGCGCCTTTACGCCGCTACTGCCACGCCTCCCCGGTGTCTGAATTGCGAAGCAAATGCCGTCGAAGCACACAATCAGCAAAACAAATCGTCAGAGGACGAGGATATGGATCCTTTTGGAGGCTTATTCGATGACGAGCAGAAGAAGATTCTAGAAATTAAGCACCAACTTGAAGATCCTCACCAG TCGGAAGATTCGTTGGCGGAGTTGCTACAGAATCTGGCGGACATGGATATTACATTCCAGGCTTTAGAG GAAACTGACATTGGGAGGAACGTGAATCGGTTAAGGAAGCATTCCTCCAGTGAAGTTCGCAGATTGGTGAAGCTTCTTGTCAG GAAGTGGAAGGAAATTGTAGATGAATGGGTGAAGCTGAAGGCACCTGGAGAACCTGCTACTGCTA GTGATGATGAAGATTCGCCTCAGCAGAGGAATCAACGAAATGGGCATCATCAG ATTCCTGGTTTTGCATGCTCGCCAAATTCAGAGA ATGGCAATTTTGAGTCTTCCGAAAcagaaccaaaaccaaaaccaattccTCGCAAAGAAGCTCTGCCAAAACCAGCTCAAAAATCACCATCACCGTTACCATCGGTTCccactcctcctcctcctcaaaaC AGACAAAAAGAGAGCAATTTTGACGCGGAGAGACTTGCTTCAGCAAGAAAACGACTTCAAGAGAACTACAAAGAGGCTGCAAATG CGAAAAAGCAAAGAACGATACAGGTGATGGACCTGCATGAGTTGCCAAAACCAAAAGCCAAGAATGTTTTCTTTGGAAAGAACAAAGGCGGCATGGGTTCTCAGGGAAGGAAATGGTGA